In Flammeovirgaceae bacterium 311, one DNA window encodes the following:
- a CDS encoding NAD(P)H-quinone oxidoreductase subunit 1 (COG1005 NADH:ubiquinone oxidoreductase subunit 1 (chain H)), whose product MQASLSLQCMTTLLFFLPFLLLFVVLAVWAERKVSAFIQDRLGPMEVGYWGLLQTVADLLKLLQKEDIVPAAADRKMFLVAPVVIFVAVFAGYAVLPLTNGWAGSATEVGVFYLLSIISLDVIGILMAGWGSNSKYSLYGALRSVAQIISYEVPLGLSILCAVMLAGSLNLQEISFQQGIWVNDVVGAEEERLWLFGLPALGVELTDVGGFLTWNVVRMPLFFFVWLIFFIASLAESNRAPFDLAEAESEIIGGYHTEYSGFRWSLVFLAEYGMMLLVSFLGVILFWGSWNTPLPNLGPLRLAEWTSGAPGTVAGHLWSGFWLISKALLMILLQMWVRWTYPRLRVDQLMSLCWKYLTPAAIILLLLTGVWKLIGIG is encoded by the coding sequence ATGCAGGCAAGCCTATCTTTGCAGTGCATGACTACCTTACTTTTCTTTCTGCCCTTTTTGCTCCTGTTTGTGGTGCTGGCTGTCTGGGCCGAGCGTAAGGTATCGGCGTTTATCCAGGACCGCCTGGGACCTATGGAGGTAGGCTACTGGGGTTTGCTGCAGACGGTGGCCGACCTGCTGAAGCTGCTGCAGAAAGAAGATATTGTGCCTGCCGCTGCCGACCGAAAAATGTTCCTGGTAGCGCCAGTGGTTATCTTTGTGGCTGTGTTTGCTGGTTATGCCGTGCTGCCCCTCACCAATGGCTGGGCAGGCTCTGCTACCGAAGTTGGCGTATTTTACCTGCTCTCCATTATTTCCCTCGATGTGATTGGCATACTCATGGCCGGCTGGGGCAGCAACAGCAAGTACTCTCTGTATGGTGCGCTGCGTTCGGTGGCACAAATTATCTCTTACGAGGTGCCGCTGGGGCTATCCATACTTTGTGCCGTTATGCTGGCAGGTTCTCTTAACCTGCAGGAGATCAGCTTTCAGCAGGGTATCTGGGTAAATGATGTGGTAGGGGCAGAAGAGGAGCGGCTGTGGCTGTTTGGCTTACCTGCCCTGGGGGTAGAGTTAACAGATGTGGGCGGTTTTCTTACCTGGAATGTGGTGCGCATGCCACTCTTTTTCTTTGTGTGGCTGATATTCTTTATTGCTTCCCTGGCAGAAAGCAACCGTGCACCCTTCGATTTAGCCGAGGCAGAGTCTGAAATAATAGGCGGCTATCATACCGAGTACAGCGGCTTTCGCTGGAGCCTGGTATTCCTGGCCGAATATGGCATGATGCTGCTGGTGTCCTTCCTGGGTGTAATCCTTTTCTGGGGAAGCTGGAATACCCCGCTGCCCAACCTGGGACCGCTGCGCCTGGCCGAATGGACGAGCGGTGCTCCTGGTACAGTAGCCGGACACCTGTGGAGCGGCTTTTGGCTCATCAGTAAAGCCCTCCTGATGATATTGCTGCAGATGTGGGTGCGCTGGACCTATCCCCGCCTGCGTGTAGACCAGCTCATGTCTCTCTGCTGGAAATATCTGACCCCCGCTGCCATCATCCTGTTACTGCTCACAGGCGTGTGGAAGCTCATAGGGATAGGATAA
- a CDS encoding NADH dehydrogenase I subunit I (COG1143 Formate hydrogenlyase subunit 6/NADH:ubiquinone oxidoreductase 23 kD subunit (chain I)), with amino-acid sequence MATKLPEEQPQQRPQINTGSYFKNIGIATRTLLHGLKLTWRHFVQARESRKPMGVEQDNYFEQQTGIFTLQYPKESLPVPDNARYRLHNEIEDCIVCDKCAKVCPVDCIEIEPIKAIETIGQTSDGTPKRIHAARFDIDMGKCCFCGLCTTVCPTECLTMTKVYDFSEFDVADHTYAFAEMTPLEIVQKRRELEEYQAQKEAQKAARPAAGTAAAKPGVVRPASVRPAAARPAAPMPAAPKPGAPKPATPEDAQETARKLMEQKNLSKAAASTAAASTGAASTAAEVPNPTMKSAPTPEGTEDSPAPGAEKPKFRPRPMMKPKTASADADEAKTSPAAAEIRTTSKEEDSAALPSASTAGAAPKPRPVMRPVMKPVVKKSSPPADKAILPAGAGGQPEARAAESSAAQPAASSAKPSPVIKPKPVIKKAEPAEGAAPKQESEADQSASADTDGAITPDPSQAEAPKQSAPASVRPRPVMKPVIRKASTPGAADHTAAVPAEDVKKPRPLIKPVIPKQPAMQADSTSEKREANEQEIKKPRPVVEKKEVTHKPAQEELTEEEKRQLDSQKPEPPGRAGQD; translated from the coding sequence ATGGCAACAAAACTCCCGGAAGAGCAGCCACAACAACGGCCGCAAATAAATACAGGCTCTTATTTTAAAAATATTGGTATTGCGACCCGCACGCTGCTGCACGGACTAAAGCTTACCTGGCGCCATTTTGTGCAGGCCCGCGAAAGCCGCAAACCCATGGGGGTTGAGCAGGATAATTACTTTGAGCAACAGACCGGCATCTTTACCCTGCAGTATCCCAAAGAAAGCCTGCCGGTGCCGGATAATGCCCGCTACCGCCTGCATAACGAGATAGAAGACTGCATCGTCTGCGATAAATGTGCTAAGGTATGCCCGGTTGATTGCATTGAAATAGAGCCTATCAAAGCGATAGAGACCATAGGCCAGACTTCTGACGGTACCCCGAAGCGTATCCATGCCGCCCGCTTCGATATAGACATGGGTAAGTGCTGCTTCTGCGGCCTCTGTACCACTGTTTGTCCTACAGAGTGCCTCACCATGACGAAGGTGTACGATTTCAGCGAGTTTGATGTAGCTGACCATACCTACGCCTTTGCAGAAATGACTCCCCTGGAAATTGTGCAGAAGCGCAGGGAGCTGGAAGAATACCAGGCGCAAAAAGAAGCCCAGAAAGCCGCCAGACCAGCCGCTGGAACTGCTGCGGCGAAACCAGGTGTGGTGCGGCCGGCTTCGGTGCGGCCGGCAGCTGCCCGTCCCGCTGCCCCTATGCCAGCCGCCCCTAAGCCGGGCGCCCCTAAGCCCGCCACTCCGGAAGATGCGCAGGAAACAGCCCGTAAGCTGATGGAGCAGAAAAATCTTTCCAAAGCAGCAGCATCCACTGCGGCAGCATCCACTGGGGCAGCATCCACTGCGGCAGAGGTACCCAACCCAACCATGAAATCTGCGCCCACACCAGAGGGTACCGAAGATTCTCCGGCGCCGGGAGCGGAAAAGCCTAAGTTCAGGCCTCGCCCCATGATGAAGCCTAAAACAGCTTCGGCAGATGCTGATGAAGCAAAGACCAGTCCTGCAGCAGCGGAAATAAGGACTACCTCTAAGGAAGAAGATTCTGCGGCGCTCCCTTCCGCTAGTACAGCAGGAGCGGCTCCGAAACCTCGTCCGGTAATGAGGCCGGTGATGAAACCTGTCGTAAAAAAAAGCAGCCCTCCGGCAGATAAGGCAATATTACCTGCAGGAGCAGGAGGCCAGCCGGAGGCTCGTGCAGCTGAGTCTTCAGCTGCACAACCGGCAGCCAGTTCTGCAAAACCAAGCCCCGTTATAAAGCCGAAGCCGGTCATCAAAAAAGCAGAACCTGCTGAAGGGGCAGCCCCTAAGCAGGAGAGTGAAGCAGACCAGTCAGCATCTGCTGATACTGATGGTGCAATAACACCTGATCCTTCACAGGCAGAGGCGCCTAAGCAATCAGCACCTGCTTCTGTAAGACCGCGTCCGGTCATGAAGCCGGTAATCCGTAAAGCAAGTACTCCGGGAGCTGCTGACCATACTGCAGCTGTTCCTGCCGAAGATGTAAAAAAGCCACGACCCCTAATCAAACCAGTGATACCAAAGCAGCCAGCTATGCAAGCAGATAGTACTTCAGAAAAAAGAGAGGCAAACGAGCAGGAGATTAAAAAGCCCAGGCCCGTGGTAGAGAAAAAAGAAGTGACCCATAAACCGGCACAGGAAGAGCTGACGGAAGAAGAAAAGCGGCAGCTGGATAGCCAAAAACCGGAGCCTCCGGGAAGAGCCGGGCAAGACTGA
- a CDS encoding NADH-ubiquinone/plastoquinone oxidoreductase chain 6 (COG0839 NADH:ubiquinone oxidoreductase subunit 6 (chain J)): protein MVLFLFYAFAALTLASALVILFTRNLLHAAFSLIFCFLGVAAIYVLSGADFLGVAQIVVYVGGVLILLIFGVMLTNRISTSPVLTDLHNQFWGYLMPAGLLILLLGTLGQLALPDWAVEAQESGTMVQASTVEPLGVQLMTQYVLAFELAGILLLLALVGAATLAKPAALVNPAPGATGASAAATGSGPQKPLHP from the coding sequence ATGGTTTTGTTCCTGTTTTATGCCTTCGCCGCCTTAACACTGGCGTCGGCCCTGGTTATTTTGTTTACCCGTAATCTGCTCCATGCAGCCTTCTCCCTTATCTTTTGTTTTTTAGGGGTAGCGGCTATCTATGTGCTAAGCGGTGCCGATTTTTTAGGCGTTGCCCAGATTGTGGTGTATGTAGGCGGGGTACTGATCTTGCTGATTTTCGGGGTAATGCTCACCAACAGGATCTCCACAAGCCCGGTACTTACCGATTTGCACAACCAGTTCTGGGGGTACCTGATGCCTGCAGGTCTGCTGATCCTGCTTCTGGGAACCCTCGGTCAGCTGGCCCTGCCCGACTGGGCTGTAGAGGCGCAGGAGAGTGGTACAATGGTACAGGCATCAACTGTAGAACCGCTGGGTGTTCAGCTGATGACACAATATGTGCTGGCCTTTGAGCTGGCTGGTATACTGCTGCTGCTGGCCCTGGTGGGTGCAGCTACCCTGGCAAAACCTGCAGCGCTTGTAAATCCCGCCCCCGGGGCAACCGGTGCTTCTGCTGCCGCAACAGGATCTGGCCCACAAAAACCTCTGCATCCATGA
- a CDS encoding NAD(P)H-quinone oxidoreductase subunit 4L (COG0713 NADH:ubiquinone oxidoreductase subunit 11 or 4L (chain K)): MIPLSHYLILATLLFGIGLAVTITRKNAIAVLIGLELMLNAANINLVAFSRYDGALLQGQVFALFVIVVAAAEAAVALALVVRVYGYYKIADLDKLNELKG; encoded by the coding sequence ATGATCCCGCTCTCACACTACCTCATACTGGCTACTCTGCTGTTCGGCATCGGGCTTGCCGTGACCATTACCCGCAAAAATGCCATAGCCGTACTAATTGGCCTGGAGCTGATGCTGAACGCTGCCAATATTAACCTGGTAGCCTTTAGCCGCTATGATGGTGCTTTGCTGCAGGGGCAGGTGTTTGCCCTTTTTGTGATTGTGGTAGCCGCTGCCGAGGCAGCCGTGGCCCTTGCGCTGGTGGTGCGGGTGTATGGTTATTACAAAATAGCCGATCTGGATAAGTTGAATGAATTAAAAGGATAA
- a CDS encoding proton-translocating NADH-quinone oxidoreductase subunit L (COG1009 NADH:ubiquinone oxidoreductase subunit 5 (chain L)/Multisubunit Na+/H+ antiporter, MnhA subunit), whose product MNSANLLQPLPFSLLTALAGIVLLLPLLGAVLLLLIRGRGHWLMIGLQAIALLISIYLFIRLWPQGDGAANELAALTHARWNWFTPGATAYPFTLGIWLTIPAALLLVVVNGVALLVQLFSVTYMWEDPGFNRYFSFLGFFVFAMLGIVLADNLFIIFCFWEGVGLASYLLIGFWFTRPQAAAAAKKAFLVNRVGDIGFLLALLILYAQFRTLDLATLFQLMPASYIQSGDWQAVWSGAAGALPALLLTLAGFGLLMGAVGKSAQFPLQVWLPDAMEGPTPVSALLHAATMVAAGVYLLSRVFPLLTPLVLDVTAFIGATTAFMGAFAAFAQHDIKKVLAFSTISQLGYMVMGMGAGAYDAALFHLLTHAFFKAGLFLTSGAVIYALHEAAHQSHTRFDAQDMRNMGGLRRKLPFTFGVYILCMLALAGLPFLSGFLSKDAIITGTMGWASVARKQWGVLAWLVPLAGFTTALLTPIYMGRQLFLVFFGYNRLSEGREEAYRSIREVPMLMRFPLLVLALLSLGIWTSFDAFDFQGAWPMQLLQLPQVAVPGALTEYQAANRLFDIREAAFRYHTFTGVVSAILVLLGLLLAYLIYHLFNGRGSFYNQKFVFRSRITRLSYSNWHLDAIYRRTVIAFGLGLMQFASWLDRKVIDRIVDLVGMTGVVFSHVMYWFDRTFVDGALKVSVWVAGQAGHFSRTRSGKVQQYLLIMLACMLAVMLWMFV is encoded by the coding sequence GTGAATTCTGCCAATCTCCTACAGCCACTTCCTTTTAGTCTGCTTACTGCTCTGGCAGGAATAGTGTTGCTACTGCCTTTGCTGGGGGCTGTATTGCTCCTCCTGATAAGGGGGCGTGGGCACTGGCTTATGATTGGCCTGCAGGCAATTGCCCTGCTTATATCCATCTATTTGTTCATTCGGCTCTGGCCCCAGGGCGATGGTGCTGCCAATGAACTGGCTGCCCTTACCCATGCCCGCTGGAACTGGTTCACGCCGGGTGCCACTGCTTACCCTTTTACCCTGGGTATCTGGCTCACCATTCCGGCAGCCCTGCTCCTGGTGGTGGTGAATGGAGTGGCGCTGCTGGTGCAGCTCTTCTCGGTCACCTATATGTGGGAGGACCCGGGTTTTAACCGCTATTTTTCCTTTTTGGGTTTCTTTGTGTTTGCCATGCTGGGCATTGTGCTGGCCGATAACCTATTCATTATTTTCTGCTTCTGGGAGGGGGTGGGGCTGGCCTCTTACCTGCTGATCGGCTTCTGGTTTACCCGGCCACAGGCAGCGGCAGCGGCTAAAAAAGCTTTTCTGGTAAACCGGGTGGGAGACATCGGCTTTTTGCTGGCGCTCCTGATTCTGTATGCCCAGTTCCGCACGCTCGATCTGGCCACCCTCTTTCAGCTGATGCCCGCCAGCTACATCCAGAGTGGCGACTGGCAGGCGGTATGGTCCGGAGCTGCCGGGGCACTGCCTGCCCTTTTGTTAACCCTTGCAGGTTTTGGGCTGCTGATGGGGGCAGTGGGCAAATCTGCCCAGTTTCCGCTGCAGGTATGGCTGCCCGATGCCATGGAAGGCCCCACCCCTGTATCGGCGCTGCTCCACGCGGCAACCATGGTGGCGGCTGGTGTATACCTGTTAAGCAGGGTATTTCCGCTGCTAACGCCACTGGTGCTGGATGTCACAGCATTTATTGGTGCTACAACTGCTTTTATGGGAGCCTTTGCCGCCTTTGCGCAGCACGATATCAAGAAAGTACTTGCCTTCTCCACCATCTCCCAGCTGGGCTATATGGTAATGGGCATGGGCGCCGGGGCTTACGATGCCGCTCTTTTTCACCTGCTCACCCACGCCTTTTTCAAGGCAGGACTTTTTTTAACGTCAGGTGCTGTTATTTATGCCCTGCATGAGGCAGCCCACCAGAGCCACACCCGCTTCGATGCCCAGGATATGCGCAACATGGGTGGCCTGCGCAGAAAATTGCCTTTTACCTTTGGTGTTTACATCCTTTGCATGCTGGCACTGGCCGGTTTGCCATTTCTTTCAGGCTTTCTTTCTAAAGATGCCATTATTACGGGTACCATGGGCTGGGCCTCTGTTGCCCGTAAGCAGTGGGGCGTTTTGGCCTGGCTGGTGCCGCTGGCAGGTTTTACCACAGCCCTGCTAACGCCCATTTATATGGGGCGGCAGCTGTTCCTGGTGTTCTTTGGCTATAACCGGCTGTCAGAAGGCAGGGAGGAGGCTTATCGCTCCATCCGTGAAGTGCCCATGCTCATGCGCTTTCCGCTGCTGGTGCTGGCCCTGCTATCGCTTGGTATCTGGACCAGTTTCGATGCTTTCGATTTTCAGGGGGCATGGCCCATGCAGTTGCTGCAGCTGCCCCAGGTGGCAGTGCCTGGCGCGCTAACAGAATACCAGGCGGCCAACAGGCTTTTTGACATTCGGGAGGCGGCATTCCGCTACCATACTTTTACGGGGGTAGTTTCGGCCATCCTGGTGCTGCTGGGACTTTTGCTGGCTTACCTGATCTATCACCTGTTCAATGGCAGGGGCTCATTCTACAATCAAAAATTTGTGTTCAGAAGCCGCATCACCAGGCTCTCGTATAGCAACTGGCACCTCGATGCCATTTACCGCCGTACGGTGATTGCTTTTGGGCTGGGGCTGATGCAGTTTGCCAGCTGGCTGGACCGTAAAGTGATCGATCGGATTGTAGATCTTGTGGGAATGACGGGGGTGGTATTCAGCCATGTGATGTATTGGTTTGACCGTACTTTTGTTGATGGTGCACTGAAGGTTAGTGTGTGGGTGGCAGGGCAGGCGGGGCATTTTAGCCGTACCAGGAGCGGAAAGGTACAGCAGTACCTGCTCATTATGCTGGCCTGTATGCTGGCGGTTATGTTGTGGATGTTTGTCTGA
- a CDS encoding proton-translocating NADH-quinone oxidoreductase subunit M (COG1008 NADH:ubiquinone oxidoreductase subunit 4 (chain M)): MDRQKLFCMEFTEHLLSLLIFVPLLAALVLLLIPARLSDAGRWVALIATAIQILLAVALWAGFRSGAGAPAGVFSPQGYQFVEKLEWFSLPLGEIGYLSADYFVGVDGLSVALVLLAAIVMFIGVISSWTIHQHQKGYFLLYLLLSSTVVGCFVALDLFLFYLFFEFMLLPMYFLIGMWGGPRRAYASIKFFLYTLAGSLFILIAIVGLYISGIDPVATAAHAGVDSAARVQLMLQEGSLNTRDMVHTFNMLYLMEPGNLIPGSLLSLQGGGAIWGHSVRLLAFLALMLGFAVKLPAVPVHTWLPDAHVEAPTPVSVVLAAILLKIGGYAILRIPYSLFPEGAIYYAPLVAGVGVLSILYGAFNALAQADLKKMIAYSSVSHMGYVLLGLAALTVEGVSGALYQMFSHGLISAALFLLVGVLYDRTHNRMIDNYGGLARRMPAFTVAVTITFFASLGLPGFSGFIAEALVFFGAFRSPSANGLLPYWMVIIAMLGLIITAAYYLWTLQRMFFGQFFVRELHWEGSLTDLTPREYFLLVPLLAGMLVLGLFPNLLLDSFTPAVDAFVQGVLERGRSNLVLLTRFL; this comes from the coding sequence ATGGACCGGCAAAAGCTGTTTTGCATGGAGTTTACTGAACACCTACTTTCGCTGCTCATATTTGTGCCGTTGCTGGCTGCCCTTGTGCTGTTGCTGATTCCGGCAAGGCTGTCGGACGCTGGCCGCTGGGTGGCCCTTATAGCCACCGCCATTCAGATACTACTCGCAGTAGCCCTTTGGGCTGGCTTTCGCTCCGGCGCAGGCGCTCCCGCAGGCGTTTTTTCCCCACAGGGGTACCAGTTTGTGGAAAAACTGGAGTGGTTTAGCCTGCCGCTGGGAGAAATTGGCTACCTCTCTGCCGATTATTTTGTGGGCGTGGATGGACTAAGTGTGGCCCTGGTGCTGCTCGCTGCCATTGTTATGTTTATTGGTGTTATCAGCTCCTGGACTATTCATCAGCACCAGAAAGGCTATTTTCTCCTGTACCTGCTGCTTAGCAGCACGGTGGTAGGCTGCTTTGTAGCCCTGGATCTGTTCCTGTTCTACCTCTTCTTTGAGTTTATGCTGCTGCCCATGTACTTCCTCATTGGTATGTGGGGAGGACCCAGAAGGGCATATGCCTCCATCAAATTTTTCCTGTACACCCTGGCAGGTTCGCTCTTTATCCTGATTGCCATTGTGGGTTTGTATATTTCCGGCATCGACCCGGTGGCCACCGCAGCCCATGCAGGGGTAGATAGCGCCGCACGTGTGCAGCTTATGCTGCAGGAGGGATCTCTGAACACGCGCGATATGGTGCATACCTTTAACATGCTGTACCTCATGGAACCCGGCAACCTTATTCCCGGGAGCCTGCTAAGCCTGCAGGGCGGTGGCGCCATCTGGGGGCATTCGGTGCGCCTGCTGGCTTTTCTGGCCCTCATGCTGGGTTTTGCCGTTAAGCTGCCGGCAGTGCCGGTGCACACCTGGCTGCCCGATGCACACGTAGAAGCACCCACGCCGGTTTCGGTAGTGCTGGCAGCTATTTTGCTGAAGATTGGCGGCTATGCCATTCTCCGCATTCCTTACAGCCTGTTTCCGGAGGGAGCCATTTACTATGCGCCGCTGGTGGCCGGGGTAGGGGTGCTGTCAATTCTATATGGAGCCTTTAATGCCCTTGCCCAGGCCGATCTTAAAAAAATGATTGCCTACTCCTCAGTCTCACACATGGGATATGTGCTACTGGGCCTGGCGGCACTTACTGTAGAGGGCGTAAGCGGTGCACTTTACCAGATGTTCAGCCACGGGCTTATTTCTGCTGCCCTGTTCCTGCTGGTGGGGGTGCTCTACGATCGCACCCATAACCGCATGATTGATAACTATGGCGGCCTTGCCAGGCGCATGCCTGCCTTTACAGTGGCGGTTACCATTACTTTCTTTGCCTCGCTGGGGCTGCCCGGATTCTCCGGTTTTATTGCCGAGGCGCTGGTGTTCTTTGGCGCCTTCAGGAGCCCTTCTGCCAATGGCCTGTTGCCTTACTGGATGGTGATCATCGCTATGCTGGGCCTGATCATTACGGCTGCTTATTATCTCTGGACCCTGCAGCGCATGTTCTTTGGCCAGTTTTTTGTGCGTGAGCTGCACTGGGAGGGAAGCCTTACCGATCTGACCCCCCGCGAATACTTTCTGCTGGTACCGCTGCTTGCCGGTATGCTGGTTTTAGGCCTGTTCCCCAATCTGCTGCTTGATTCTTTTACTCCTGCCGTAGATGCTTTTGTGCAGGGCGTGCTGGAGCGGGGTAGAAGTAACCTGGTGCTCTTAACCCGCTTCTTATAG
- a CDS encoding proton-translocating NADH-quinone oxidoreductase, chain N (COG1007 NADH:ubiquinone oxidoreductase subunit 2 (chain N)), whose protein sequence is METQAPTITPLKAILQAILQDLPLLYPELTIGLGVLLVLLGALLLPRNWRNEGLAALSLLVIAASAWLLLYRGLPAEPVHLLARTLQLDRMAVAFRLLVLLSGLLAVLLSFREGKRLSGEYYALLLGLLMGAMLMSMASHLLLIYLSLETASICAYLLTAFSGSRSGAEAGLKYLLFGAVASAIMLYGMSLLYGFTGTLDITAYGFKSGLMSLNIPILPVLLAAFLVLAGFLFKISVVPFHLWTPDAYEGAPLPAAALFSTAPKLAGLALIMRFLSHFLEAGIIFAGLRFDWQFILGLLAIITMLVGNLAAVWQQDARRLLAYSSIAHSGLLLAAVLVFRPLGYKALLFYSFVYILMNFAAFLLVIMLKTETGSYRIADYKGLGSRLSYSSVLMVVVMIALTGLPPTAGFTAKLLVFSALWEGYSSGGSSMLLYLLLTGLATTVVALFYYLKIPYYLYLKKQSEEVAAVKESTVSERILAGALALLLVLFFFRADWVMNWIEAFTISQ, encoded by the coding sequence GTGGAAACGCAAGCCCCTACCATAACACCCTTAAAGGCAATACTGCAGGCTATTCTGCAGGATTTGCCCCTGCTGTATCCGGAGCTGACCATTGGCCTGGGGGTATTGCTGGTGCTGCTGGGGGCGCTGCTGTTGCCACGCAACTGGCGGAATGAAGGCCTGGCTGCGCTAAGCCTGCTGGTCATTGCCGCATCGGCCTGGTTGCTGCTGTACCGGGGGCTGCCTGCTGAGCCGGTGCACCTGCTGGCCCGCACGCTGCAGCTCGACAGAATGGCAGTAGCTTTTCGCCTGCTGGTGCTGCTTTCCGGTCTGCTGGCGGTGCTGCTCTCTTTCCGCGAAGGAAAAAGACTCTCCGGCGAATACTATGCCCTGCTGCTCGGGCTCCTGATGGGCGCTATGCTCATGAGCATGGCTTCGCATCTGCTGCTCATTTACCTAAGTCTTGAAACAGCCTCTATATGTGCCTATCTGCTTACTGCATTTTCCGGAAGCAGGTCTGGAGCCGAAGCTGGATTAAAATACCTGCTCTTTGGTGCAGTGGCATCGGCCATAATGCTATACGGTATGAGCTTGCTCTATGGCTTTACAGGCACCCTCGATATTACCGCTTATGGATTTAAGAGCGGCCTGATGAGCCTGAACATACCGATCCTGCCGGTACTGCTGGCAGCTTTTCTGGTACTGGCAGGTTTTCTCTTTAAAATTTCAGTGGTACCCTTTCACCTTTGGACACCCGATGCCTACGAAGGCGCTCCGCTGCCTGCTGCGGCTCTTTTTTCTACCGCGCCAAAGCTGGCGGGTCTTGCGCTGATCATGCGTTTTTTAAGCCACTTTCTGGAGGCAGGTATCATCTTTGCCGGTCTCCGCTTCGACTGGCAGTTCATACTGGGTTTGCTGGCCATTATTACCATGCTGGTGGGCAACCTGGCTGCCGTGTGGCAGCAGGATGCAAGGCGCCTGCTGGCCTACTCTTCTATTGCACATTCGGGGCTTTTGCTTGCTGCTGTGCTTGTTTTCAGACCCCTGGGTTACAAGGCTTTGCTTTTTTACAGCTTTGTCTATATACTAATGAATTTTGCGGCCTTCTTACTTGTTATTATGCTGAAGACCGAAACGGGCAGCTACAGGATTGCTGATTATAAGGGATTAGGTAGCCGTTTGTCTTACAGCAGTGTATTGATGGTGGTGGTGATGATAGCCCTGACCGGATTACCCCCCACAGCAGGATTTACAGCCAAACTGCTGGTATTTTCGGCCTTATGGGAGGGGTATAGCAGTGGAGGATCGAGCATGTTGCTTTACCTTTTGCTGACAGGCCTGGCAACAACGGTTGTGGCCTTGTTTTACTACTTGAAAATACCCTATTATCTTTACCTTAAAAAGCAGTCTGAAGAGGTTGCAGCGGTAAAGGAGAGTACTGTTTCGGAACGTATATTAGCGGGAGCCCTGGCGCTGCTGCTGGTGTTGTTCTTCTTCAGGGCTGATTGGGTTATGAACTGGATAGAAGCATTTACGATAAGTCAATAA